The sequence gcctgATGTCACACACTGAGTCAGCTGCAGAGTTGGGGTTAGAATTTAGGGGCTGCTGGtccccaaccccatgctcagtTTACTAGATTACACTGCGTTCTTTACTGCCTTCATACTTACTGAATGAATATTCAGCCTGGAATCCAGGATACTGCAGGAAGTCGTCACTGTGGAACTGGACAAGCGCTGAGTTCCCAGAGGAGATGAAGCCTGGAACTAGGTCATTTGCACAGTATTTACCCTCAGAACGGGCTGTGGTTGTGCCTCCATCGTAAATAACCAGGTAGTCATGTTGGCATTGAAACGAATCCTCCAGAAGGAAGGACACTATAGTCAGTGATATCTGTCAGTGGGAGACAAGCAAAGCAGACATCTCCACTATGTTCTCAGTGCATAATTTCTGTGAATCATACAGTCATGATTGGATGGGTTAGGGCACTGGAAAACATTCAATTAAtaatgagccaaattctctgcaAGAGTAAACTGGTGATTTATCAAATAACAAGCTGCTTAACGAGGGCCTttagtatttgtacagtgcctaacacaatgtgGGCACTACtggaaataacaacaacaatatttAGATAGTCTCTTTCATCCCAAACTATACAAAAGGATCCCTTACACTCATCACTGATGGTGCATCACAGCAACTGCTTTCCCCTGCACAGCAGCTCTATACGTACATTTGTAACAGGAAAGGTGGGGAAACCCACATCCAATGGGGAAGATATTTAGGTGAGTAGAATGTAATTACTCAAGTTGAAATATGGACAGGTCACCAGTGCTAACCTTATGTGCACTCGCTAATCCTCTGGGGTTTTAACTCTACAGGACTGGCCAGTTTCTAAGAGTTTGGGTGGACGTGAGAGGGCACTGTGGTAGGTTGGAGGAATGGGGCATCAGAGAAGTCTGAGAAGGTTTATTCAGAAACTGTGATGAGGGATGAAAgagcagagagaaggaaagagctggGAGCTAGTTTAACATGGTTGTCATCCTTTGGCTCAGAGCCCTTAAGAGGTAATGCTTGTTTTCGAGATTTTAAGGCCTCACCACCCAACTCTTACAAAATGTGCCGTAGGATTTTTAGTAACCACAGTGGGTCTGGACCTCAATTTtaaatctcatctgaaagacgGCATTGCCATCCACAAAGCAAACACCATGCTGTGGCAACAGGTCAGTTCTGACTCAGAAGAGTGAAAATTACATACTGAGTCACCCACACCACTTCCACAggatggccgctcttatgttcctGCATTTTCCTGAGTTTGCCTTGGAGGTCTCCTATTAAAATATTAACTAGGATCAGCCCTGTTTGCTTGTGAGACTTAATGGGCTCACAGTGAAAGGGGGTAAGTCAGCATGTTAATGTGTCCCCTTTGGAGACtataagaacatcagaacagccatactgggtcggaccaaaggtccttctagcccagtatcctgttgccaacagtggccaatgccaggtgcttcggagggaatgagcagaacaggttatcatcaagtggtccatgccctgtcacccaaccccagcttctggcaaacagaggctagggactccatccctgtccatcctggccaatagccattgatggctctatcttccatgaatttatctagttcttttttgaaccctgttatagtcttggagaTAGAGATGTATGGGTCTGCATTAATTCGGTTTACTATCTGGAAAATTCCAGCACTATTTCATTATATCTTGGTGAAATTGCCATTAACTCAACTCACTCACCCCTTTGTGTCCTAGAAACACAAAAACATTAGTGTGGATGGGATTTACTTTTCAAAAGTGGATGATGTTTAAACAGGTCAGAAAATTCAAGCCTGCCTCCATTTGTTGCACGGGTAGACAGGTGATGATACCCCTACCTGCAAAGTAGGTGCAGTTCCCCGCAATCtcattcattttctttaaaaaaggcaaGTTCAGGAATGTTCTCTCTCAGTTCTGTGCCCACTGAAACCAGCCCTCTTACACAGATATTTGAAATGCAGACAGGTTGCAGTACAAAATTAACTTAAATCATCTGGAGAAACGATCTGGAGAATTTTGCCCGTGCACTAGCCAGGGTAGAAAAAGAGAGGGCAAgttaggggtggggagagaaggggaaggtAGGTGGCAGAAGGAGGGTCTGCTATGCTCCCTCCACTGGTGAAAGGCTTTCTGGGAGTAGTATACCTTAAAGGTGCCCCTTTTGCAGCTTTAACTCGTGTCTGGATTCGGCAGAGAAGAACCTGGGGCAGCGCCAAGGTTCTCAATGGGCACAGTGGAGAAGCGTGCCCTTCCAGTTTGATAATTTGACATTCCAAACAGCTGCTGGATATTCTACAGTGACCAGAATCCATTTGATGTGCCATTGCTTCTATCTCCAGGGCAGCCCTACAGCACGTAACCTCAGCTCACCTTGGATCCTTCTGGTGCTATCATTATCCAGGCACAGTCTGTTAGTGGAGGATAGTGAGACGGATACAGTGGAGACTCAAATTTCCCATTCATGGCAGTAAAAGTCTTGCCACATTgcactgggaacagaaaagggATTAAATGTACATGGGGACCCCCttagcacaaacacacacagatgccCACGCAGAGGTGTCCACACAGACACATAAACCTATACACACATTGACATGGATTATGCCTTACAAGGAGGCCTCCTTATGCCACTCTAGCAGCATAAAGAGGGGTTGAGCAGCCTGTACAAAATATACCCAttgaaggatttttttccaaCCATTGTAATGCCTACGCCTTGCATCATCATTGctcaaacatttttaatttcatttgttttgcatttgatttaaaataatcatcCACAGCTCTGGGGCATAAATGAAAGTTGTCAGACATGGTCTCAGGCCTTACTGGGAGAGACTGGAGACTTACCAAAACTGTAAGAAGCCTTAAATTTGGGCAATGTGGTGCCATCACTGACCAACTCCACAAGCATCATGTTTCCAGAAGACACTACTGAGGGGAGCTGCACTGGTCGACACAATTTGTTCAGAAAGACAGTGTCTCTCCTGCTGCCTCCATCATAAACCAGAATATGGTTGGAAGCACAGTCTGAGGAGGACTGGATATATAAGGAATTAAACTGCAGGAAAATCTGGAGAAAAGATCATGGAAGAATTTACCAACACAGCTCCAactcttccaacagttcactcCTAGTAGCTGAgttgattttattattaattcaATTGCTCAAGTAAAACTATTTAATCTAAAATATTTATCTAATAAGTTCAATTGTCATTGATAAGAGTACCTGGAAACCGATTGCACACTTAGCCCTCAATAGTTAGCAAAGAGCATTTCGTTCCATAATCACTTCTTACTTTATTTGCAGGGATACGAATCAGCCATACAGAGTTGGTATTTTTGGGGTATGATGATCGGTAGATAGTAGAGGAAAAACTTCCAGTCAAATTAGAGAGCAAAGTGCTATGGATCCCTGGGGGTGGAGAGAATGAAAAGATCTTAATGCTACTGGATGCACAGAAAAAGCAATAATAGAATTAAGTGCTCAGTATGATATACACACTCTTAATTTCCAGACAGAGTAATGAATCTGATATGGAAACACATGTAAGGGAGGACAGTTTAGTTTGGCTTCTTACAAAGGGTTGGAATCCAGAAGGAAATGTCTCCTTCTGATTATCTATAATCACTAGGGGGCAGATTCACTGAACCTGTTGTAGGGTAGTAGAAATGACACCTCCGTATGCTAGCCTGGTCTTCTGTTCCACTGGGAGGATTCACCATGAGGAATGGTGGCCAATACTGAAGCTGCAACACTTTATCAGGGTTTTCCTAGTGAGGACGACAGCTTTAGTTGATGGCTGAGGCTATTacagctatgggatattctgtgGCTACAGAAAAGCCCTGTTGAAGAAGGCTACTGAATCAACACATCCTTTGGCCAACCTGGCTGTACCGCATTCTTAGCCTGGGCCAATccacagcagctgtctgctgtTGCAGCCTCCCCCCAGCCATCTGTTGCCAAGGTCTTTACCCATACAAGCTGTTATGGGACCTAGggtggatctggccctttatatactttccagggtgaaattcactacTATGCATGGGGCCAGCAAAAGGGCAGAGATGCACCAACTAAGCCTCCCATAAGCGCTATGTGCAGAGGTTTGCATACTTGCACTAGGGTGAATTTTACCTCTATATGCTATCCTCTATATTGGTGGTTCTCAagctatttaccattgtgggcctcATATGCAGCTTGTTATGTGGGACGCATCCTCACAATATATACACTACCTGTATTGCCCTGAGAATGTCacgtgggctgcagctgtgtgctgactgggcttCAAGCAgcctgcaggttgagaaccactgctctgtatGTTTAAATTAAACAGTGTTGAGAAGGGGgcctttgatttttcctttgtttGGCTGGTTATTCCAGAGGATCTTTCCTTCCATCTTGCTCATTCTGGAACCTTTTCCAGAGGAACTACCTCTTGTCATTCCAGAAATGCCATCCATGTCCAcaaatggcttttaaaatgtgcattacTGAACAGATATGTGCAAATGTCTGATCTCTACACAGGCTTTTCCCAACTGGCCAGCTGATTTGCAAAAACCAATATGTTGAgcagttacatttttttaaatggtgctctatcagttgggtttcacatttcaGTCATTTTTATCAAAGATGGCAATTGTCTTCTAGGGAGCATATGCCAACCAATCTACAGATCTGCACCATGAACTCACAGGCCTGGAACCTGTTGCATATTGATTGTATTGCTCCATTCAGAGACCgtacaaaatatatttatttttaaagtatgagACCATAGCACAAGAGTGGATTAAAATGAATAAGGAATAATATTGGGCTTACTTACCACATTCATATAACTTATTGATTTTGGCCACATCTAGGTTACTCAGTCCAAACCTCTGTCCAATAGGCACTGTGCTATCAGGGAATGGAGTAATGGTTGCCTTTCCAGATGTATTGGAGAAAGCAAACCTGTAGTGATATGAGGAATAACAGCCTAGAAGTTCACTGGGTTGTTTCATTGTTTTACCTTCAAAACACTGCAGAGTTATTTAATTTGGACTGTTGTTGAATGTAATATTCtgaaaaatatacttttaaattAAACACTGCCTTTTTATATTTACAGTTCAGATGCTACTAACCAATCAGTGTTTGATAATGTAATATCAACCTAACCTCATTCTCTTACCTGTGATAGTGCATCACGGAAGAATAGTCATACTTGAGGCCCAGGTTATTAGCTCTGGTTGGCTTAAAGTGATAAAAATCACCTGTCAGTTACAATATATcatgttttaaaaagtgaatcATAGTCCAGTAACAAACTAAATCAGCACAGCAACAATTTCTACTTCTACGTCAAATCAACATAGCATCCTTCACACACTGCTTTGCAGTAAGAGACAATCACATACTAAAGTGATAAGGTAATATGCTTTAGATCTATGGTTACAGTCATCTACATTTGTGTATCTGGCATTGCACGTGCAACCCACTAGGCAGTGTGTGATTTGCATCCACCTCTGTGCCCATATTGTCTGTGGACTGGGCACAGGTTGGGTGTGTAACACACTGTGACCTGTGGGTTACCTAAACTCTCTGCACGTTCATATTGAATGGGGAAGGATGGTCATGaggttaaggcactggcctgggactcaggatgTAGGGGAGGAATTCCTAGTTCTCCCACAAAATTCCTGTATGCCATTTAattaccctgtgcctcagtttctcatctgtaaaatgggagtaatagcACTTCATTACCTCACAACACAGACACCAGCTTCTTCCTTTCCCTGGGGTTGCTCAAGCCCCACTCAGCCTCAGGCCCcattcccactccaccccttcctgcccctgcaccacccctcccttgctctgccctgcctcctcctgcctagttccgccccctcccctgagca comes from Lepidochelys kempii isolate rLepKem1 chromosome 6, rLepKem1.hap2, whole genome shotgun sequence and encodes:
- the LOC140913605 gene encoding astacin-like metalloendopeptidase, whose product is MDLKIRLVLFASHFYFSVGFPIQVNTEQSYEGSKTRLYEGDITPKRHRNAIVCPFNWCFWPKSSNGLVVIPYVISSSYTHEEKALIVGAIQEYETLTCIHFVDRTTETDYIYISPKDGCWSYFGKVGGSQVVSVRKGGCMRKGIIQHELNHALGMLHEQNRNDRDKYVVIAWQYISPGDFYHFKPTRANNLGLKYDYSSVMHYHRFAFSNTSGKATITPFPDSTVPIGQRFGLSNLDVAKINKLYECGIHSTLLSNLTGSFSSTIYRSSYPKNTNSVWLIRIPANKIFLQFNSLYIQSSSDCASNHILVYDGGSRRDTVFLNKLCRPVQLPSVVSSGNMMLVELVSDGTTLPKFKASYSFVQCGKTFTAMNGKFESPLYPSHYPPLTDCAWIMIAPEGSKISLTIVSFLLEDSFQCQHDYLVIYDGGTTTARSEGKYCANDLVPGFISSGNSALVQFHSDDFLQYPGFQAEYSFSKYEGSKERSVI